In the genome of Carya illinoinensis cultivar Pawnee chromosome 13, C.illinoinensisPawnee_v1, whole genome shotgun sequence, the window TGACAAACTTGTCGCCGCTTTGTTATTCATTCATCTATGGTCATTACAGTTTTGTCCTTCATTACGTAGTATTGAATACCTACATGACTTTCTTTTATCTATATTTGCTCCTCATTTATAGTTAAGGAGCAAATATGCTTGTTTCTCAATATCCTTGTAGTCAAAGATTGTGGATTTACTAACATTTTTCAGCATTGTTTGGTCAAAAGAGCCTTATTGAAATCTTCAACTTCTCGGAATTCCAATCCACTATCATATTTTCAAACCCTCATCTTGGTCCaacttttttattgtattttactaTCCTCTTTCTTATAATTCCATTAAAACTTTGCCATTTGTGTTGCTATTtccttacataattttttaaaaaaattgaaaacactCATATAATAAGTTGGGATGGATTATATAATTGCCTTTAGCATCACTTCCTTTCCTGAGGGAGATAAGAattgattttttcaattttgaagCTTCTTCCACACTTTGTCCTTGATGACTCTAAAAGAGTTATACTTTGATCTAATAACTGTAATTGGCAAATCCAAGTATTTTTCACAACAACTCTGCTGCCTGGCCCCCATCTCTCTTATGATTCCTTCTTTCACAAAAGTTTTGACTTTTGGACTTAAAAATACTGTGGTTTTATGTTTATTAAGGCTCTGGCATGCCGCTTCAAAGAATATCCATTATCTTCTTCCATTCCACCCAACTAGCCTTATCAAAAATGatacaatcatctgcaaataacagATGGGTAACCCTTAAGCCTCCTCTAGCCACTGCCACGCCTTTTAGTTCTGAACTACATTCAGTCTTATTAAGCAAATCACTTAGTTCTTCAACACACAAAAGAAACAAGTAAGGagataatggatctccttgtcttaattCTCTTGAAGGTACAATAGTCTCCCCTGGCTTGCTATTAACTAAAACAGCGTATGTGATAGATGGTATGCATTTCATTATCCACCCAATCCACCTTTCACCGAAACCCATTTTCCTCATTATTGCCTCAAGATAGCACCATTCTaccctatcatatgccttagaAATATCCAGTTTTAAAGCCATGCTCCCACCCTTACTTCTTTGCCTTAAATTTATAGAGTGAAGTACCTCATAGGCTGCAATCACATTATCTGAAATTAATCTCCCTAGTATGAAGGCACTTTGGTTTCTAGAGATAATAGCATCCATTACTTTCTTTAATCTGTTAGCAAGTGTTTTGGCTATAAGCTTGTACATCACATTGCACAAGCTTATTGGTATAAAATCATGGACAGTTTTTGGATCATTCACTTTGGGAATAAGGGCAATATAGGTATAGTTTAGAGCAGGATCTATCTCTCCTCCATTAAGAAACTAAAGCACAGCACTACACACATCATCACCAACAATATGCCAGAAGGATTGGAAGAAACAAGCTCCAAACCCATCTGGTCTTAGGGATTTTAGAGGTCCCATCATTTTCAAAGCATGTTCCACCTCCTCCCTCTTGAAAGCTTTTTCTAGAAAATTATTCATCTCACAAGTAACATTTGTATCTACTGTAACTGAGCATTTACTGATTAACTCTTCTTTTGGCTTAATATTCTTGTACACATATTTAAAATGTTCATAAAAAGCCTTCTCAATCTCTTCTTCCCCTTCTTTCGAGAAGCCTCTACTATCAACCACTATATAGATCTtgtttcttctccttctctggTTTGCACACTCATgaaaaaaactttttatttttatcaccaaGGCTATACCCTTTTCTTTTTGCTCTTTGCCTCCACTTGATATCCTCCTGCTCTAACAAACCCCATACTTGCTTCTGCAAGCTCTTCAACTCCTTTATATTATGATGCCCCAGATCTTCTTGgacttcttttattttacttgtaatCTGGTCTATTTCACTTGTTCTCTCTTTATCTTTCCTTTTGAAACATCTCACTAGCATTCCACTACAGAATTTCAGCCTAGCTTGCACTTTCTTGACAAAATCAATTGACTGCTGTCCTCTAACCcattcttgttttattttctcttcacaATCCTTTTCTTTCACCCAACTTGTCTCAAATCTGAAAGAAATCTGCCCTTTTCTCAGTCTCTCCTCATTTCCTCTTGTTAATACCAACAAAGGTAGATGGTCTAAGCTCCTTGCTGACAACCCCTTCACACTAGCACTTCTGAACATTTCCATCTATTTGTTATTGGCCACACATCTATCTAACCTCTCCTTTGTGAAAGAGAGGTCATTATGCCTATTACTCCACATTTAAAAACCATTTCTACATCCCAAGTCATAAAGCAAAGAATCCTTTAAGGCTCCTCTAAATtgattcatttaaaaatttagctCTTTGTCGACCCCCTAGCTTTTCAGTTTGAACaagaatctcattaaagtctcctACCATATACCATGGTTCATGCTCCCTAAGTTTTAACCTTCTCAACAGATCCCAAGAAAACATCCTCTTCCCTATCTCAGGATGTCCATAGAACCTAGTGAATAACCACTTTGTGCCTTGTCCCTCCTCACTAACCTCAGCATTGATATGCCAAGTAGAATAGCTCTTAATTTCCACTTCCTCACTGTTTCTCCAGTACAAAGTCAATCCCTATTTCTTCCCAACTGAATCTACAACAAAACAACCTTCCATACCAAGTCTTCTTTTTAATCTTTCTAATTTACTTGCTTTACTCAtggtttcaataaaaaaaaaaaccatgttgGCCTTATTCTCCCTTACCATAAGGCAAAGGttttgaactgtccgagggttgccAATCTCTCGACAGTTCTAGTTGATGATTTTCATAATGTCAGGCAGGGCTGCTCAGCAGCCACCGTCCCCAACCTTTCCATCTCGAAAGCATGCATCCCATCCATTCTAATTTTCTTAGCATCTTCAACAACCTCCTCTCTTTCTATACAATCAGACCCTCTTTTCTTTATAGCTTTTGAAAATCTCAGTTTACCTGAGGGTGGTCTACCTCTTGCTCTTCTCTTCCAACTAGCCTTCTTACCTTTATGCAAATTCTCCTGACTTCCTTGTACTACCTCCACCACCATCTCCTCCCTTGTTACTTCATCTTCATCTTACACAGCTAAATTAACTAGGATCAACTGACTATCCTGCTTCTCTTTCTGACTAGAACTCCTCACCACCCTTTCACCCTCCTTTACTACTTCATGAattactatatttttctttccacttccttCCACACTCCCTTCCATCCCCTTCTCTTCCACATTGCTCCCTTCAACCTCCTTCTCCCTTTCCTTTCCATCCATAGAATCCCCCACATCTTTTGAACCTATAAATGATCCTTGAGTATCATCACTTCCAAATTCAGTAAACATTGACTCTCTCTTCCTATCCATCCATCTACGATTCCCTGGAATGGCTCTCATCCAAGCACCATATTGCAAGTCCCCTCCCTTTGACCCTTGTCTTCCCTTCGGTCCTTCCCCATAGCCCCCCTTTTCATGTACAATTCTACCacaataataacataattttgGTAGTTTCTCATACTGAAAAGGAATCCACATCCTCTTTCCATCCACATCAATGGTTCGACCCCTAGCCAAAGGTTGCTTCAAGTCACATTCAATTTGTACCCTCAGCACTCTGCCCCAAGCCACACTATCCTCCTGAACATCAATCTCTCTAACCAATTCTACAGAATCACCTATCTACTTCCCCATCTCAATTGTCATACAACTTAATGGCAAATTAAGCATATGAATCCAGAAACTAACCTTATCGAAGCTTATCAAATGTGGTTGTGTATCACCATCGTAGTCCTTCAGCACAAACAAATAGTTGTCAAACAACCAGGGACAACCTCCCATAACTTTCTCCTTATCATTCTTTGATGCAAACGTAATAATAAAACTGTTATTCCCAATTTCCTGAAATTCCATAGGTCTCTCCACCCTCCATATTTTCTCCATTGTAGATCTAACCACTTCCCTCCCTATCTTCCTTTCAGAGCATATCTTCCCCACTACACTCCTCTTTCACTTATCTCGAACTTTTTCCATAGAAATGTACTGAACTCCCACCGGCGTATTCTTTTCCTCACTCAACTTCAATCTCTCCTAGATCCTCTCCATTTCCTCCATAGTCAATCTTTTGCCTGCCTCAGCACACAAAGACACTCTCGCCCTCAACTACACGCAGCAAGCCACCGTAGAGCTGAAACAGACTAACAAACTCCCCTCCAtcgttttcaaagaaaacgGTTAGAGAGACTAAATCAAAACTAATATCACAAGATATAGGTCATCTATTTtgtaaagagttttgctatgtatAAGTAAAATCGcatattaatttacatattaatattgattttttcatatttaaaatttaaattagtatttttttataaaatttattttttgatcaattatattaaattagtatacatattaatatataattatacttacaactagatttttaaAGATTGGATCACATCTGCTTGACACGTGACTACCATTCATCACAAAGTTCAGCTTTTAAGACTACTAATTAgccattaatattttttatatgcttttaataatatatcttgATAGAACAACCGTTGATGAGTTCAACGAGACTAAGATCGACAACAAAGAAGGCCGCATACACCACGCAAAGAATTTAGCCATCGTCCACACCGGTATACTTCTCCAGGCACAAGACCACGATGCACGACAAATGTTACCATATCAGCACACCACCCCAGACCTAGTGCCACATAAACAGTCTTAGTGAGTGCCTCCCCTACTATTACTTTGGTCGTTGACCAGGTGCTTTCTGTTCAATTTTTTACATTGATTTCATGTTTTTcgtctatttttttcatttgtttgtgCAACCACAAACATAATGAGTTGCAAACATTCATCTAAAAATAGTCATGCTACTATGCCGTCTGGTTCTAATTATTGGGTGTGACCGCTAATTCATactgttttttaaaatatttttaaaatattaaaaaaatatacaaatttattaGTGGTAtcgtttttaaatattttaaaaaatatgctaGCGGTGAAACTTTAGAAACAAAAGTCATGCTACATCAATCGAAAGATGTCATTGATAAGGCTAaatgatctttttatttttttataaattttttttcacgtagttttttatatttttaaatattttaaacaaattcacaatatcattaaaaaaatggttagtcttttaagtaaaaaaataaaaaaagcagtGACCATCTTCGAGACATTTCATTGGTGGCAAATGCAACGATGCCGTTTCTCTTCCCTCGAAGATAGAAGGGATTTCATCATAATTTTGCCCATTTCATCCCATATCCATGAAATCTTatcttcaatttttctattttctctatCTTCTACATCCCACAAAGCCTCATCGTTTTTTCCACGAAATCACCGCCCTATGAAGCCATAGCCTGCCGTAGCATActcttcatcttctccatcGTGGGCCTTTGTGGTCTCCACCAATCCATGAAGACCCACAAACCCACTAACACCCACAATCACTATCTTCATCTTCTCTTCGTCTTTTCCACGAAGCCACATAGCCACAGCCCCTTCGTCTTCTTCACAAACTCATTGAATAGctatcttcatcttctccatgaagtcccttttttcctcttctctacTTGGATCTGAAATCCACGAACCTGGATCTGAAATTCCCTTCCCACAAAGCCCCATAAGATTTGGAAACCATACTTGTTGAAAAGTGggaaaaaagtgatttttcttctcattttatgATACTTTTCAACCATGAAGATTGCTTCCATTCTAATTACTTCATGCTCTAAAGAGCACTAGAAGATCTATCAAGAGTGGTTCAATTATATCGATTCAGGTACATTCACTCCTatttaaatttggttttttgCACCTAATTTGATCTCCATTCCTCTTTTGGTTGAAATAATATTGAAGATTGTTTCACTAAAAATCAATtcccctttttttgtttttaagattttgaattataggcttattgcattttttttttttgtttaagttATCATTTTGACATCAATAGAATCACCtccattgattaaaaaaaattgaggcGTCATATATGTGGTCAGACCGTGGATTATTGATCAACATTCTGTTCATTCTAATCTtccattttttgattttttatccACATAATATTTTCTCTTACATTCAacagattttcttttttaccatCTTACATCTAGGTGGTACAGAAAAATGGAACCTTTTCATAACGTATATGCGAACGAAGAGGCAAAAACTCAACTATAGAAGAAATGATTCCAAAATAATCAAAAGatgcaaaataataatgaagaaATCATTCAACTTGTATGCAGAGTTGGAGGGTGAAAGGATCGAAGATGTTGCTTCTTCCACCCCCTAAAATGACTCGAATTGCCGACATATTTATGTTGTTACTCATATTCTTTGTGGATTTGGTGTTGGTTTCAATTAGAGCAGAACAGTTTAGGATTCCCACAACTTCAAACCCTATCCACATTCTTCAACGAATATAAGAAGGCTTCAACGATAGGTTGGGTATTTAATAAACATTACTGTTATAGGCAACCGAGGTGCAAAACCGTGGAGGAATTAGTTGACTCAAAACATAAGACAGATGAAAATGAGGAGGAGGGAAAATTCAGATTTTAGAAGCTAGATCGCGTATGGGTCTAAGGGAAGAAAAACTTTGCAATTTTGGGtctggaagaaagaagagatcGCCGCTATCATTAACCGATGGGTCTGGAAGACGAGGTGATCTACTAGTCTTCGCATTAACAGCTTTGTGGGTCGTCGTCACTATTGTCACAATCATCTTTGTGTGTCTCCATGGCTAGCTTCAGGTAAGACGAATGATGCATTGTTCACACCATAAGTGTTTGCAATTATGTCTTCATGTGGTTGCCTTTTCCTTTTGTctgcattttgtttttgttggctAGAAACATCTATAAGcatgcattttcttttttaatattcgtATGGGGTGTTGATGGAAACAACAACCCTTATTCTTTGTTTTGTAATAAGAAATCGGCTTTAAACCCTTAGAAAGTGAACCAACAAACTACCCAACAAAATAACcaaatagaaggaaaaaaaaaaaaaaaacctcaggATTTCCTCAACCAAATTAGTCACAAAAATTTATCAATACATCAAACCCCTAAAATCCCCACaatctttaataatttaaaacccGCTAGTCaatgcttgagagagagagagagctcacaTTGAAGACAGTAAAAAGGAGAGTTTATGAGTTGTTAGGTTTTAggatttagggttagggtttgggtTTCGTTGTGTGGGGAAGAAGAGGGCTTTATGGCTCGGAAGATCTGGGGAAGACGAGGGAGAGGCAGCGATTCATCATCTTGGTGTTGGTCCTCAGATATTCGTCGCTTGGGGAAGACAAATGGGAGATTTCTTAGGGCTTAGGGCTTTGCTACTTGGGAAATACGAAGGGGGGAGTTCGTTGGGCTTAGGGCTTCGTTGCTCGAGGAAGACGAAGGGGGGATTTCATGGGGCGTCAATTTCGCAAGGGCCTTGAGTTTTGATTTTGTggaaaagagggagagagagctgCAGACAAAAGGGGGCTTAGAGGAAGAAGACAAATGAAGGGAGAGAGTGGAAGAGAGAAGCAGAttacaagattaaaaaaaaaaaaaaagttcttctACAACAAGTGTCAAATGCAGTCGCCGTGCAGTCCGGAGTGGCCTTGGGTTACaacatatttaatttaaaaaataaacataattaaaaaaataatcacctttaactaaaaaaaatgaaaaaaataaaaaacgtttCCATCCCCCCTTTTtcctccattctctctctctctctctctctctctctctctctctctctctctctctctctctctcctctgcctTACTTGATGAATTCGACATCATCTCAGCTAGTTGCTCTGTATTACTTTGTGAATCCAACTTCCACTCAGCTTGCCGATCTCCACTCCCCACACCTAAATTTCCCAGACGTTATaatactctctctttttccagATCTTCAACCATTTATGAgttgtatatgttttatttcatcTGTACATTTGTACGCACGATCATACATGGATTATATTTGCCTATTTTGTTGGTCCTACATGTTGGCAAGTTTAGGATAAGAATGTGGTTGTGAGAAAAGATTGATAATGTTACATTTTGGATCTTACCTCCGTTTGGtcgttgagaaaagaaaagaagagaattttgttttatttgtctgCATTTGGTTTCATTTTAAggaaggaaaaatttagttgcaaatataactgtgtactaatatgtgcaccaatctaatgtgattagtcaaaaagtagattttattgaaaatagtattaatttaaattttgaatatgaatgaatcaatattggtatgcagattagtgcgtaactttacttgtatgtagtaaaattctttaaggaattagtaaaaaaattttactacagataaataaaattacgtattaatctatgcactaatactgatttcttcatattcaaaatttaaattaacattctttttaatcaaatttattttttgacaaattatattatatttatgcacatattagtgtgtagttgtacttgtaactaaattttttcttattaaaatgcTCCACTCAAGTGTAGTAAAATTTCAAGTTCAGTTTATTAGAGATTTTATTTGCCATCTTGGGTCTTTAAGAATTTCCTGCTCAATGGAGGGTTTTCCTATTTGGGCTTAGGATTTTCTTATTGACGGGAGAAGGGAAGGAGAGTGGGAGGCTAGAGGGAAAAAGATAGAGAAGGGAGACgcacgaaaagaaaaaaaaaaagttcgtaAAACAAAGTATAAAATGCTTATATGTAagacaatatatttacaaaaacgATTGTATACTCATTGTTTCATTAATAGTATATGTCAGGCCACGTTCCACAGTTACATGGCGACTGTATAAGACgattgtatttaatattttttataaaaaaataaaaaaaaaaatagaaagagaaagtGTAGGCCTTAAAATGGGGATGGAGAGAAAAGCCCGTTTTGTCTTCGAGCGCCAAAACTATAAAGTGATGTGTTTGTTCTTTTGTCAAGTCAGAGTGTCAGACGAGATGCGCGGCGGAGACGCATGCCGGTTGTctatagttttcttttttttttttttaacaaaactcGGTGGGTTTTCTAGTCCTTTCGAGAACAATATTGTTGGCTTTCGAGGTTTGACCGACGAATATTGTCTGGGCATTATCCGGAACATCATTGGCTGCACCAAAATTTGCTTAAAGTTTGTGGGCCCCAGACATAGATTTTGCTTTTGTATTCCTCTTAGGAAGGTTCACTAAGAAGTCGTTAATAGAGAACGAGAACACTCGGGAAAGTACTCGAAGAATCCTTCAGTCCTCGTGAAATCACACGAAGGATCCTTCTCAAATCTATAAATGGGAGGACCCATTTTCGTGCTTCTCAAACTTGTCAGAATTCCTGAGTGATTTTGAAAATCTTTCTCAACTCAATCTTAGTCGATTGCTCTGCTTGCATACGTAAGTgtcaaagaaaagaagggaagatGTCGTTGATTCCAAGTTCATTTTGGGGCAGACGAAGCGATGTTTTCGATCCATTCTCGCTCGAAATATGGGATCCCTTTAAGAATTTTCCACTCTCTTCTTCTGTACCAGGATCTCAGTTTGCGAGGGAGAATTCTGCTTTCGTCAATTCTCGCGTGGATTGGAAGGAGACCCCAGAAGCCCACGTGTTCAAGGCGGATCTCCCTGGGCTCAAGAAGGAGGAAGTGAAGGTTGAAGTTGAAGACGACAGAGTGCTTCAGATAAGCGGGGAGAGGAATGTGGAGAAGGAAGACAAGACCGACACCTGGCATAGGGTGGAGCGCAGCAGTGGCAAGTTCCTGAGGAGGTTCAGGCTGCCAGAGAACGCAAAAATGGATCACGTTAAGGCTGCCATGGAAAATGGGGTTCTCACTGTTACTGTTCCTAAATCAGAGGTGAAGAAACCAGACGTCAAGGCCATTGAAATTTCCGATTGAAGTTTTTAGGGGGCTTCTACCTTATCGGGTTTGTGTTTTGAAAACCATGTTTGATCAATTTAAGTTGCCAATATCTTGTGTGCGTTCGAGAAAATGTTCGTGtaaatgttgtttttatttttttatctgaaGTTCTGGAATATGTGTCTGATCTAATCCATAATAAATTACTCTCCATTTCGAACTTTCTCTTCAGTTGTTCTCTTTTCCTGAGTCTTGTTTAAATAAATTAGGTAATAGAAGAAAACCAAGCAGAATTTAATGCTGAAAATACAATTGAAATAGAAAGAACGTCAAATGATGTgaattttattaacaaaatataaacATCACTCGAAAAGGAAATCCATGTTAATGCCCAATTAATCAAGCGTGACCTCAAATTGGACTGCCACAAATCCAACGAAGCTCCACGCGCACAAGCCTAACATGACAAACGAGAGCAAAGCAAGTATGTGATTATTTTCggtgtacatacatacatagatatatatatactaggtgaaaGTAATGTGCAATGCACGTTTGTttagtttataattaatttttttttgttaagaattaattttgtattaataaaaatataatgtttttggttaattaaataactaacgatgtaatgtttatgtaattaataaataattacacgttgtgatatattataatagaatagcattaatagaatctatagcatgattttataaataaacgTCGCCCATAGTTTTATGAAAGTTGTTTGAGATAATTTTGATTCTAAGATGATGATTCAGCATTTTTTCTCATCTTGCATTGCTTCAATAGAGAGGATATTAGAATGtctatattttttctccttcagTTTCTTTGgatctacataaacttgaattttctaatttttttttaataatttctccaCAACGCTTTTAATATATGGTCGATAttcctataaaataaattttgaatagctttacataattaataaagaaaaccTTTTTTTAGTTAACTCATTGTAACCAAActcaaattttgaataaaattttaaaagatacaTCTCCAGCATGTTCCATCAACTCAATTGCTGAACAACCAAGTGTCTGTTCTGCTACTTCACCAAACATAGTAGCAGCTAGCTTTTTAGTATTATCGTCCAGTTCAACATATACCCAAGCACTTTAAATGCATTGaatatattaatttcaatttgaatagtgttaaattctaaattaaatcagacatcaattttaaattaaaattgtaagaTACATACCATGATTTTTAGACTCGTAGACTTTTGAATACACACGTGGTTTTCATCCTTATTACTATATCAATATCAGTTTTTAGTATTCTAAATAATACAATTTCTAACATGCTTGTGTTATCttgtattt includes:
- the LOC122291282 gene encoding 18.1 kDa class I heat shock protein-like — translated: MSLIPSSFWGRRSDVFDPFSLEIWDPFKNFPLSSSVPGSQFARENSAFVNSRVDWKETPEAHVFKADLPGLKKEEVKVEVEDDRVLQISGERNVEKEDKTDTWHRVERSSGKFLRRFRLPENAKMDHVKAAMENGVLTVTVPKSEVKKPDVKAIEISD